The following proteins are encoded in a genomic region of Methanomicrobia archaeon:
- a CDS encoding 30S ribosomal protein S17e, whose protein sequence is MGAIKPTYIKSLAKQLLKHVPDFTDDFERNKQLVGEYTNIGSKAVRNRVAGYITHKKVKESKVE, encoded by the coding sequence GTGGGAGCGATAAAACCAACCTATATCAAGAGTCTGGCGAAGCAATTGCTAAAGCACGTGCCGGACTTCACCGACGATTTTGAGCGTAATAAGCAGCTTGTTGGGGAGTACACCAACATCGGCAGCAAAGCGGTGCGGAACAGAGTAGCAGGATATATAACACATAAGAAAGTAAAAGAGAGTAAGGTGGAGTAA